ACAATCTGGATACAATTTACGTTGAATGCATTCTTTATTAATATCAGTTTTTTTGTATACAGTAAATATTAAAGTTTAACTATTCTATAAAAAAAAGACAACTTTAGATGCTTTGACAGAATACATAAAAACATAAATAGTGCAGATACACAAATTGATGTTTATACTTCTTATTCATCTTCAAAAACTTAAACAATTACACAAGAAAATCCGATAATTTGAGCTCACTAACATTTATTTTGAATAACTATTCTAACTACATGATATTCATTTCTTTTTCGGCGCATTCTTGCAAGttcttttgttatgcccttcaccTCCACAATTACCACATGACACCTTGTATTTCTTTGACTTTATTTCATCAAATGTTTTATATCTTTCCTTGTGAGGTCTCCCTGGCTGCCTTTTATCCCCCGCCGGTGGCTTTACTACCTCATCCAAAATATGTTGTGGCACTTCCCATTTGCCTTCATCAGGAAGAGGATTTACTGGCATTTCATAGGTAAGCAGAAGGCTCTTCCTTGTGTAATACGGAGAGCAATAGTTTTCGTATGTTTTCATTCCTATGCCTTAATGCTGCCAAAGCATGCGCACATGGaagttcatcaagttggaattgtccacagctacatttcttgttttctagacacacaatgtaccgcttcacaccatctaacacagtatgtatatgatctgttgaagccctcacctacaattgaagaccaaacagaaataataatacatcaATCATTAAAATGGATTATCAACAATTTACCTACAAATCAGCAACAAATATATTACAGCTCATCTACAAACTATTATTACCGACAATTTGACTACAGTTTAACTACAATCTGGAAAAACTGCAGCTAGTACTTTTTTGATTCTACTGcaccaaaaaaaaatatcttacccTTAGTTTCTGAGATAATGTACTGTTGTCTTCCAATTCTTTGTTGTATTTGTGACCAAGGTATGTGAAAGTACCCTTTGCCTTCGATAACTTTTCTTTTGTCCAACGTTCAAGAAGAGTCCTCATATACTCAAATAGATCAAATATTGGAAGCTCTCTTGCATCTTTTGTTACAGCATTCAACGACTCGGCAATGTTTGACGTCATAGTAAAAGTTCTATTTACCGTTGCATGTACTCTTGaccatctatgatagccaatatcaTATAGGTAAGACTTTACACGCAGGTCTACCTCTTCAATCTTCaacatcctttcattaaattcatccatagtgtatgaccgtgctgtagcaaagtacaattcatgtaattgtagatgtcccttcttgaattttgaccttaTATTTGTCCATATATGCCACATGCAAGAGTAGTGTGCCAATCCCGGATAGACAACTGATGTTGCCTTCAGTATACTCTCATGCCTATCTGAAACAACACACATTGAAGGTCTTTCACCATATGCCtccttgaattgctcaaagaaccactTCCAAGACGCGTCGTTTTCAGAATCAACCACAGCATATGCCAAGGGAAAAATAGTACCTACATTTTTAAGACATAAAATATGATTAAATAACAACTACAATATATATTGAGAAATATAGACATGTTAACTACATTCTTTTATataactacaaaataactacaacataactacaatttaACTGCATTTTAAAGACTATATACAAAATAAGTACAAAATTATTCCATTATTTACCTGCTGAATCCATGGTGCTTGCTGTCAGCATAATCCCCCGGTAGTCTGACTTTAAGAATGTCCCATCAACCACTACTACCGGCCTACAATGTTGCCAACCATTTATTGAtgtacaaagagcaacaaatgtGTATAAGAAGCAATCATCTGCTGCCTTCTTCAATTTAACAACAGAaccaggataattcttctcaagaatataaaaatatttgggtAATTTATTGTAGGAGTCACATGGattccctctcaaaaactgtaaagctttttcctttgctctccatgcttgcatgtaTAGGTTCAGTCCATGTTCGGATAACATGTCAGTTTGTATGTCCTTTGGTGTGTAAACAGTCTTAAGATCACAATACTTTGGAACGACCATGCTACCAAGTACTGCTGCAGTACGTTTGCGCTGTATGAATTTTCGTCCATTAGGCAGCATGTGTGTTGACGGCTGAAACTTCTTATCTTGAACATTGCCGAATCATTAATTGACATTGCCTTGAAATGCCATTTACAGCTTTCAGCAACACATATAAGCCAGTAGCTACAAAAGAAATACAATATTTACACAAATTTATGAAAAAACTACAATTAACTACAAACtgactacaatttaactacaatttataaAACCCACCTATCTTCAATCATACACTGATTTTGCTGATATATTATCCACAAATAACTACATACCTTCTATGACTAGATCGTTTTACTCTGAACTGGAACTTGTGCATCACTGAATAATTCTTCATTGCAGCAGCTACTGTTTGTTTGTCCTGATAAACTTGTCCTTCTTCAATATATGTTTGCGTAGattcagttattatttcactttgatattcctCTATAGCTGGTGAGGATGGAAATTCAAGTAAGTTTAGGGATCTAGACGAACCTGCAAACAATAAATTCATAAATGTAGTTTCTATGTAGATAATTTTGAAAGCAACATTGCTTTATCCTTTTCAGTACTATGTGAgctttgtagtttaattgtaggtaattgtagtaatattgtagataACATAGTAACACCATAACTCTCTGCAATGTCGAATCAAACATACCTGCACTGGTGCTTTCATTGTTGATtgccaattccatattgaaatctcttacgcttatacataaaggatacgaacctaagtttttattctcctttttggtTTCCATGTAAGCACGAACCCCCATATCATTCCTAATCTCCATTGGAGGACAATTCTCGttcacaatgtatttgatttctataattttatcCGATGTATCAATCGATAATTGTTCTGCAATTGTAGAACTGAGAATTCCGTAGTTTGCATTATCATCTACCACAATGGCATCAACTTCAAAATCTCTAAATCTGCCATAGTTATCCCAATTACCATTCGATTTCAGCAttattgggatttttgacatgaTTTCGTGTAGTTGATAGGAAAAAAGACGAAGAAGAGATATAGTTTCTACAATTTGAATACTGATATCGACGAAGAGCAATTTTGTACAATTTGAGACGAAGAACAGATATAGTCTCTCTTCAGTAATTGTACAATTTGATTGCGTTTTTTGTGAGATCTCTTTCTgttgaggaaggagagaattaCGCAACTGGTGCCTTCATCAGGAAGAGAGATCTCCTTCATTTCAAAATTGGAATAAAATCCTTGACAGAATCACATCAGATTTGGTACCTTCATTTTAGGGCTTTTTTAATGGCAAAATCTacctatttttggattggtatataatttgtagtaaaagtgtgTACTACATGGAtaaataacaaattatgaacatttttggtaataatgtttgatatatggtatagataggtaaaaatccatttattttaattgtataGAAGTTTGAACGAAAAAAAggcaaaagaagaaggaagactACAGCTTCCACAATTTTCGGTGGTCTAATTtattacatttttttttttttgttaaaagcttTTGTTTTAAACGATTTTGGAAATGTTTGGTTCTTATTTTATAGGAACTATGCTTTATGTTGACTTTCTCTGAAGGCCAGTTGTAGTATGTGATTAATTGCACCAAACAGAACAATAATATGTGATCCGCTTGTCGTATCTTGAAAAGTTCATATAAACATAAATACGATATTGACAATCAAACCTTTTAAGTCAAAATTGGAAGCTGCATTTATTTGACTGAATTTTCTTGATTACTTAAGCTGTCTGAGGCTTAACAGAAATATATATGTCatgattttattttatataacgAAGTCGTTTGTTCCTGGTGCATGTAATATTCACGTGGCCAAGTTATGACAATATTTATGCTATAAAGTGAAAAGAGAGTGGTCGAGTTGGTTGAGCATGGACTTTTCCAATGAAAAATCTAGGGTTCGAAACTCACTTGTATACCTTCTCGGTCGAGCCGAGTCCCGTGTTTACCCTCCAATGTAATTTGCGGGCTAATTCACAGGAGCGAGTTACCCTGTGCGCGCCCAAAAAGTAGCACCTGCGAATTTCCTTgttaacacacaaaaattttgaaaagagtACTGTAATGGTTTAATATATGACTTTAATTTGATTTTCTATTTGGTATTTGGACACCAGATTATTTCTAATATTAGCTTATGCAGGAACTGATATGAACAATTGCTGAATATAATATTTGTGCATTCTTAGATCGAGAACTTAAATCAGAAAAAATTTTAGACGGACTTGAACCTCTTTAGAATTGTAAGAAAATGCAGTGTATCAATATATGTGAGCATTCTACAAAAGTGTAAATATTATGGGACACATCCAAGTGATTCCAAAACAAATGTTAAAGTGACACATAAACTGGAATAATATTCATTTTATACGAAAATTGAAACCATAGAAAATGAAATATAATTTCTAGTAATATTCACTTGGAACGCTAAATAAAGGGAATGGTTTTGAGAATTAAATTACATGTGGAAATATTAAAATGGAGCATAGTCGAATTTGAATAACGTCGTCCATGAAATAAGACCGTGACCTACTGAAACAATGTACTTTTTCAAGCACCGCCAATGTGACTCATTTAGAACCAGTATATGTATTAGAAATCacaatttctttttcatttattcTTTAAGCCCGTGAACAATGAGCTACAAATGAAAAGATTTTacagaaaaaaaattattatagaATTAAGAACTCTATAAACGAGGCAATTAATCTACTACTCCTCAGCGTCAATTTACATGAGGTACACTTTTTTAACTAGTCCACTCAAAAATAACACATTTTTATTCTGAAAATTTTTTATAGCCACATAAATATCAAGGCCACACAAAGCTTTTATCCCTTGAGCTTTTAGGATCAAaagtttcaaaaatatttttttttcttaaactccttGTTGAGTCAATCTACTTTTAGAACATGCACAGCCGAAGCAAACATAATCATCGGTATCACAAACATATAAACTAGACAATGATTTAATTGCAGAGATTAGAAGCACTAAGCTCTCGAAACTGTTGCACAAATCATTCGCCGGGCAAGAATCTAGGACTGCAGTCTTCTGCTATGCTTTTAGTAAAACCTTGGACGAAAATATCTATGTGGGCAAATAGTACTACTCTGAAGAGTGAGTTATTAGGTGAAACTAGTCTTATTTGTAGTGGCTGAAATTGAGCAAAAAAGCAACCCAAAATCGTGTAGGATTCTACTAGGGTAGTAGAATCCGAGTCCAACTCAAATAGAGAACTTTTCTCCTAAGTAACTTTATACGCAAATCTATCAAAGTTTAACTAGGTATAGCAGGGATCACAAAAAATAATAAGAGGTTACCAATTATAGTTATAATTTGAAATTCGGATGAATTAAATCCTACTATAATTAATCACAGTTTATTCCTCTAAAATACTGCAATTGAACTCCTAAATATGAATTTTGTAATTCACAAACACTTATTTTAACTCTCCATGTTAAGATTACAAATACCAGTTGATTAAACTAAATCACTAACAATTAATTTAATCAACTAATTAAATCTTTTATAATCGCTTTTTCATGCGACATATACAAAATTTACGAGCCGAATTTTCACATTaaaacttataagcttacatAAAGAGGTATTATCATACTCAAGGTTGAGTCATGGATTTTGTCAACTAATTATTATTTCACAAATGTTATTCGTTATTGTCCAATTTATTTGGCATACACTAACTCTGAATAGAGTTgtaccttttgataaatcaaaataataaacaaattaCATTAATCATAATAACTATATCAAAATTAGGAATATAAGCTCATTTAATGAATtaggaaaaatattttatatattcagTATAAAGATACCTTttctctacttggtccgttcaatatACACTAAGTATACTCGCACAAGAAGTTGGAGTAAAACaactcccataatcaagataaattatacttTAATCTTGTGCTATAATCATCAAGATATTTTACCCAATAATATCTTTGATTGTGAACATAATTATTAATTATGAGAACCGTTAATTTAATCTTCTGTGCATGAGCTAGGGCTCCATACACTAAATCGTCTACTACATAACTAAAGGACACACATGTAACAAAtgtatttaaaataaaactttattgaattgaataaattaaataaataattattccatAAAGAATAAAACATAATACTATAGCTAAActgcatggttaatagtatatccaAACAATCTCCTacttagactcataaccatgcGTCTACAACTCCAATACACATTCCTTCTACATGCTTGTCAAAACTTTTCTGTGGCAAACTCTTTATAAACGGGTCAGCCAAATTGTTCTCTAACGCAATCTTCAATACTTTTACATTACCTCTCTGAGTCATGTCCCGAATTAAATGATATTTACGCTCATATACTTACTCCTTTTACGGCTTCGCGGTTCCTTCGAGTTTGCAACTGCACCACTTTTGTCATAATAAAGTACAATTGGTGCTTGAACCGAAGGAACTACATTAAGCTCTTTCAGTAAGTTCCCGAGCCAAACAAACTCTTTAGATGCCTCAGAGGCAGCCATATATTCGGCTTTCATGGTGGTATCAGCAACACATGATTGCTTGATACTCATCCAACTTATGTCTCCACATCCTAAGGTAAAaacatgtgacgacccggccggtcgtcttaagaattaatgccccgattccctattaactgctttccccaagtttatttccaCTAATTTGATTTTTCGGGAGGTTCAGTTTtgggtttcagagagttttgggacatttagtccataaatgagagcttaagtgttggaaagttgaccgtagtcggaacagtgtgaagacggcctcggaatggaaatcagatggttctgttagctccgttggataaTTTCGGGGTTATGAGCATgttcggattgggttttggaggttcgtagctaatttaggcttgaaatgccgaaagttaaatttttaaagtttccggtccgatagtgagattttgatccgagggtcgaaatagaattccgagagttgcagtagttccgttgtttcatttgggatgtgtgtgcaaaatttcaggtcattcggacgaggttgatagactttttgatcgaaagcgtatttttgagaattttggagttcttaggcttgaatctgatgtgttttggttgttttgatattgtttgaagtgttttgaagattggtacaagtttgaataaggttttaggatatgttgatgcctttggttgaggtcccaggggcctcggggtgattttagATGGTTAACGAGAAATTGAGGAAatgttgcagctgctgtatttttgctgcttctggtatttttgcatctgcggttggggaccgcagatgcggctaaGAGGCCGCAGAAGTGGATTGTGTTCTTTTCTTCAGTAACTGTAGAAGCGGTGGAATTaccacagaagcggtaccgcatatgTGGATTTGGAGTCGCAGATGCAAAAGTTGGGTTTTAAATGAATGTCGCAGGTGCGACCTttggtccgcaaaagcgggaTCGTAGGGCTGCAAATGTAGGAATCgctaggcagaacatataaatagttgcctttgcgaatttgagctattctttcaccatttttatccgggtttgaagcttttgagagagaatttggaggaaaacaaaggggaatcgcttGGGGGTAACATCCCTAATTTCATAACTCTTTTTTATGTGATAAACGACTTAATTAGTGGTGTGAAGTTTGGGAAAATTGGGTAATTAGAGCTTGAGTTTAataggcctttaaatgaggatttgaggggaaTTTGGACTCtaattttagtgttcttgatatgtatagactcatgagagtacgaggtttctgaaaatataaatttcacccgattccgagacgtgggcccgaggggcgctttgatcattttatataatttcgcgtattggcttagactttaattgtggaatcagttacttgaagtgttatttacattatgaaattgaattgaatagatttgggccatttggagtcgagtactcatggcaaagacGTGGTATCGGGTTgaatttgagctggttcgaggtaagtggtttgtctaaccttgtatgggggaccttccccttaggatatgatatttgataattgaaatgccttatacgtgaggtgatgagtgcgtattTGAGCtgattgttgaaaatccggttttacttAAAGTATTTAAACTGAGTTCCTTTCTTTCCTGTTTTATTCTGCTTGCAAACTTAGCCTGtcgttagtttagaaaagcatgcttaGTTGACTTAATTCCCTATTTttttaaactgccttaattgcattacgtgaagtatgttaggctagaattaactgtttacttagtacgaaattagcatttaatttaatattcttgtgttgttgctatgtgttttaatttgggactacgggacggcatcccgggagatcctctgtaaCATATTTATGATATGGACTGAGgtacgggataccaagagatccctggcacgtagattgaggatacctagagatcctcaggataccaagagatccctagcatatattgaggataccaagagattcctagtatatattgaggataccaagagatcctcgggatactaagagatccccgattattatCCTTGTTgtgagtggtatttccttgtggtttgcctttatctctgttttcgttattgtactcttattatactATATAGATTCTTAATATAGATTCTAAATTTTACTGCTTATATTATCCTgtcattttattatctattaatctcagtagggccctgatcttcctcgtcactacccgaccgaggttaggcttggcacttactgagtaccgttgtggtgtactcatgccctttctgtgtatgtttttcgtgtgcagatccaggtacctctactcaggcttaccattcttgaggcgaggcgattctacaggacttcgaggtatatctgccgcatccgttGACCGAGGAGTCTTTTTCTATTCCTgcattttagtatttagcccttctgtacttttgttcttgttaggcatttccggagaTTAGAGTTATGTAGTGTTTTTCTCAGCTTGTGGATCcatgagttttcgggttttgggatagtgtatcaGATTTCGAGAAGTTATGTGTAAATGCCGAGCGGTATTTAAATATTGTTTCCTTCAGttatttttggcttttgattatttaTTCCGCAAGTTAGTtcattttccgcatttgttaggcttacctagtcgtagagacttggTGCCATCATGATAGTTCACAGAGGgcaaattggggtcgtgacaagttggtataagagctctaagttcataggagtcatggatcacaagccggtttattagagtctcgttgatcggtacggagacgtctgtacttatctacgagaggctatgtaactgttagaaaattttccacttcatttgatttccttgtcatgtgATATTTTGACATtaaaattctaaacttttgtctcttattctctcacagatggtgaggaaacATGCTACTTGAGATGATCAAGCAgtcgcgccccctactgcagccgtcagaggccagggctggggtagaggccgagaaTGCGCACGTGGttcagccagagcacctgcgcgagctgctgccgaggtaccaccagcatatccagccggagttcaggcacctgacatgcctactgctactactactccagctcttcaggagactctagaACAGTTCATTAGCATAtacaccaccttggctcaggcagggttgcttccccttgctacagccacatctcaggccgggggaggatcACAGACTCCCGCCTCATGCACTCCTAATCAGCGAGTGCATGTTAAgtaggtccttgagattattcatgtaccgcctgcagtgccagttcagcccgaggacagggcagcggcttccgaggatgagcagttgaggcttgagaggttcaagaagtacaagcgtCCTATATTTAATGGTCTAGCATTGGAGGATGCTCTGgtatttcttgatgagtgttaccgtaTTCTCTGTGCCATGGAtatctcaggatcgagcggggtttctttcactaccttccagcttcgaggagacgcctatgagtggtggcacacctatgagttagacagtccagatgaggctgcttcactgacttgggctcagttttcagatttgttcctgagtgagtatgttcctcagagccttagggacgcatggcacacatagtttgagcatttgcgccagggtgctatgactttTTCAGAGTATACTGTCCgctacaccagtttggctaggtaTGCACCAGCCTTGATTTCTACTGTCTGCGAGAGGGTTCGTCGGtttattgatggacttattcccagcatcacatctagcatggctcatgagttggagatagatatttcttatcaacgggtggtgagcattgctaggagattGAGGGCATACATGCTAGGGAGagggaggagagggaggccaagaggtctcgagagtcgggccattattatgatgcccgtaccccagcttcaggtcgtcatggtaggggttacatgagtcgccctgttcattcagctcttccagtagccagtagtgctccaAGTCCTCCTCGatctcaagagccttattatgtacCTCCGATTTCTAGCACACCTTACGCATGGTGCTTTCAGaagtcagtccagcagacctggccctagctagtcacaaccaccacgtcctcccagagcttgttttgagtgtggtgacacatgccacatggtgagggatttccctagacttgggaggagtgcacctccatagacttctcagccacagcatgccccgcagagttctcaggc
The Nicotiana sylvestris chromosome 11, ASM39365v2, whole genome shotgun sequence DNA segment above includes these coding regions:
- the LOC138881547 gene encoding protein FAR1-RELATED SEQUENCE 5-like, translated to MSKIPIMLKSNGNWDNYGRFRDFEVDAIVVDDNANYGILSSTIAEQLSIDTSDKIIEIKYIVNENCPPMEIRNDMGVRAYMETKKENKNLGSYPLCISVRDFNMELAINNESTSAGSSRSLNLLEFPSSPAIEEYQSEIITESTQTYIEEGQVYQDKQTVAAAMKNYSVMHKFQFRVKRSSHRSYWLICVAESYKKFQPSTHMLPNGRKFIQRKRTAAVLGSMVVPKYCDLKTVYTPKDIQTDMLSEHGLNLYMQAWRAKEKALQFLRGNPCDSYNKLPKYFYILEKNYPGSVVKLKKAADDCFLYTFVALCTSINGWQHCRPVVVVDGTFLKSDYRGIMLTASTMDSAGTIFPLAYAVVDSENDASWKWFFEQFKEAYGERPSMCVVSDRHESILKATSVVYPGLAHYSCMWHIWTNIRSKFKKGHLQLHELYFATARSYTMDEFNERMLKIEEVDLRVKSYLYDIGYHRWSRVHATVNRTFTMTSNIAESLNAVTKDARELPIFDLFEYMRTLLERWTKEKLSKAKGTFTYLGHKYNKELEDNSTLSQKLRVRASTDHIHTVLDGVKRYIVCLENKKCSCGQFQLDELPCAHALAALRHRNENIRKLLLSVLHKEEPSAYL